One Herpetosiphonaceae bacterium genomic region harbors:
- a CDS encoding aldo/keto reductase, with the protein MALPHRPLGKTGVQVPILGYGTAPLGKIKVMDAPLINKSARLLNHAIDQGITYLDTSPDYGSQPKLGEVMKSRRDEVFLATKINKRRRDDVLAELQQNLKELQTDHVDLLQIHAINSMADLEAALAADGAISALEEARRQGMTRFVGITGHARPAVLAQALERYDFDTVLVALGAIDRLVNGPEDLLLPVAQRKQAGVIAMKVYGHGELQQRALALRYSLGLPGVSLAILGMDDEAQIDENVRLAQSITPLSEQELGSLIHEARGLIENDKPSDRSPIFWIYDSKTMAWKENSEPFAVAY; encoded by the coding sequence ATGGCACTCCCACATCGTCCGCTCGGCAAAACAGGCGTTCAGGTGCCGATCCTCGGCTACGGCACCGCGCCGCTGGGCAAGATCAAAGTGATGGACGCGCCGCTGATCAATAAGTCCGCCCGGCTGCTCAACCACGCCATCGATCAGGGCATCACCTACCTCGACACCAGCCCCGACTACGGCAGCCAGCCCAAGCTCGGCGAGGTGATGAAAAGCCGCCGCGACGAGGTCTTCCTGGCGACCAAGATCAACAAGCGCCGCCGCGACGACGTGCTGGCCGAGCTGCAACAAAACCTGAAGGAGCTTCAGACCGATCACGTGGATCTGCTGCAAATCCATGCGATCAACTCGATGGCCGATCTGGAGGCGGCGCTGGCTGCCGATGGCGCAATCAGCGCGCTTGAGGAGGCTCGCCGCCAGGGCATGACGCGCTTCGTCGGCATTACCGGCCACGCGCGGCCCGCCGTGCTGGCGCAGGCGCTTGAGCGCTACGATTTCGATACGGTGCTGGTGGCGCTCGGCGCGATCGACCGGCTGGTGAACGGGCCGGAGGATCTGCTGCTGCCGGTCGCGCAGCGCAAGCAGGCTGGCGTGATCGCGATGAAAGTGTACGGCCACGGCGAGCTACAGCAGCGCGCGCTGGCCCTGCGCTACTCGCTCGGTCTGCCGGGCGTGAGCCTGGCGATCCTGGGCATGGACGACGAGGCGCAGATCGATGAGAACGTGCGGCTGGCCCAGAGCATCACGCCGCTGAGCGAGCAGGAGCTGGGGTCGCTGATCCATGAGGCGCGCGGCCTGATCGAAAACGACAAGCCCTCCGACCGCAGCCCGATCTTCTGGATCTACGACAGCAAGACGATGGCCTGGAAAGAGAACAGCGAGCCGTTCGCGGTGGCGTATTAG
- a CDS encoding acetoacetate decarboxylase family protein, with the protein MCLPDPAPAVSYPPAPWHTCGGAWIGLFRADQAVPVPPDLKPLLGARWLVVALIRHLAGTLRYDELIVGALVRRGAHPGLHVHAIWVDSRASQASGHHIWGLPKVLARFDWRDSTVQIADADGLVATLHIDPRTALLPRLPVAVPVFGERSQRRLRALALASARLGRAGLRVAAWSERFPYRVGARPLFAVAMKPFDLVVHPPRTLDGTGGAAR; encoded by the coding sequence ATGTGCCTGCCCGATCCAGCACCCGCCGTGAGCTACCCGCCCGCGCCCTGGCACACGTGCGGCGGCGCGTGGATCGGGCTATTCCGCGCCGACCAAGCCGTGCCGGTGCCGCCGGACCTGAAACCGCTGCTCGGCGCGCGCTGGCTGGTCGTCGCGCTGATCCGCCATCTCGCGGGCACGCTGCGCTACGATGAGCTGATCGTCGGCGCGCTCGTCCGGCGCGGCGCGCACCCTGGATTGCACGTGCATGCAATCTGGGTCGATAGCCGCGCCTCGCAGGCGAGTGGGCACCACATCTGGGGCCTGCCAAAAGTGCTGGCTCGGTTCGACTGGCGCGACTCGACCGTGCAGATCGCCGACGCCGACGGTCTGGTCGCCACGCTCCACATCGATCCGCGCACCGCGCTGCTGCCGCGTCTTCCCGTTGCCGTGCCAGTCTTTGGCGAGCGGAGCCAGCGGCGGCTACGGGCACTCGCGCTCGCCTCAGCCCGGCTGGGCCGCGCCGGTCTTCGGGTGGCTGCGTGGTCGGAGCGCTTTCCCTACCGTGTCGGCGCGAGGCCGCTCTTTGCCGTCGCCATGAAACCGTTCGATCTCGTGGTACACCCGCCCCGCACACTCGACGGCACAGGCGGCGCAGCGCGCTGA